One region of Candidatus Methylomirabilota bacterium genomic DNA includes:
- a CDS encoding Nramp family divalent metal transporter: MSDLPGWRQGDLPHAPAYNPSNLVRVIGPGAILLGLSLGAGDWLLGPAVAATYGPTLLWICTLSILFQAILNTEMARYTLATGEPIFTGFMRQRPGPGWWAGFYTLLHLAQVGWPGWALAGGAALAALLLGRVPRAEDGSIVVTLGAVLFLGAVAMAVLGRRVQRALEIAEWIMLAWMLVLLVVLGAVYVPGALWSMLAWSFLGRPVWEPAWLPVPAADRALDWALVTGFAAYSGAGGTVNAMLTYWLRDKGFGMAGTVGAQPTRAGGQTVLLQREGVIFPPNEANLAKWREWWRYLRADLSYLWTAACLIGMGLPVLLALDAVPRGTDMSGVGGAAVFARELSRRYGAMLWVPALLTALWIFVSTQIGIVESFARHVTEMLWTGGVRPAGAGIGWVYYPVLGLLVAMGGAAMTVAPPLTVILIGANVAALNFAVLSVHTVSLNRALLPDALRPPRWREAVVLLGGLGFAALVARVTVGLLLSL, translated from the coding sequence GTGAGCGACCTGCCGGGGTGGCGGCAGGGCGATCTGCCCCACGCACCCGCCTACAACCCCAGCAATCTGGTCCGCGTCATCGGACCGGGCGCGATCCTGCTCGGCCTCTCACTGGGTGCGGGCGACTGGCTCCTGGGTCCCGCGGTGGCCGCCACCTACGGGCCGACGCTACTCTGGATCTGCACCCTCTCGATTCTCTTCCAGGCGATTCTCAACACCGAGATGGCGCGCTACACGCTCGCCACCGGCGAGCCCATCTTCACCGGCTTCATGCGCCAGCGCCCGGGTCCCGGATGGTGGGCCGGCTTCTACACGCTGCTGCACCTGGCCCAGGTCGGCTGGCCCGGCTGGGCGCTCGCGGGCGGCGCCGCGCTGGCCGCGCTCCTCCTGGGCCGCGTCCCGCGCGCCGAGGACGGGTCCATCGTGGTCACGCTCGGGGCCGTGCTCTTCCTCGGCGCGGTGGCGATGGCCGTGCTCGGCCGCCGGGTCCAGCGCGCGCTGGAGATCGCCGAGTGGATCATGCTGGCGTGGATGCTCGTGCTGCTCGTCGTGCTGGGGGCCGTCTACGTGCCGGGCGCGCTCTGGTCGATGCTCGCGTGGAGCTTCCTGGGCCGGCCGGTATGGGAGCCCGCGTGGCTGCCCGTCCCGGCCGCGGACCGCGCGCTCGACTGGGCGCTGGTCACCGGCTTCGCGGCGTACTCCGGCGCCGGCGGCACCGTGAACGCCATGCTCACCTACTGGCTCCGCGACAAGGGCTTCGGCATGGCGGGCACGGTCGGAGCCCAGCCGACCCGGGCGGGCGGCCAGACCGTCCTCCTCCAGCGCGAAGGCGTCATCTTCCCCCCGAACGAGGCCAATCTGGCCAAGTGGCGCGAGTGGTGGCGCTACCTGCGGGCCGATCTCTCCTACCTGTGGACGGCCGCCTGCCTCATCGGGATGGGCCTGCCGGTGCTGCTCGCCCTCGACGCCGTGCCGCGCGGCACCGATATGAGCGGCGTCGGCGGCGCCGCGGTCTTCGCGCGCGAGCTGTCCCGGCGCTACGGCGCGATGCTGTGGGTGCCCGCACTGCTCACCGCGCTGTGGATCTTCGTCTCGACCCAGATCGGCATCGTGGAGAGCTTCGCTCGTCACGTGACCGAGATGTTGTGGACGGGCGGGGTGCGACCGGCCGGCGCCGGGATCGGCTGGGTCTACTATCCGGTGCTCGGCCTGCTCGTGGCGATGGGCGGCGCGGCGATGACGGTGGCGCCCCCGCTGACCGTGATCCTGATCGGCGCCAACGTGGCCGCGCTCAACTTCGCGGTGCTGTCCGTGCACACCGTGAGCCTCAACCGCGCGCTCCTGCCCGACGCGCTGCGGCCGCCCCGATGGCGGGAAGCGGTCGTGCTGCTCGGCGGTCTGGGGTTCGCGGCGCTCGTGGCGCGGGTGACCGTGGGGCTGCTGCTCTCGCTCTAG
- a CDS encoding VanZ family protein → MSIALRFLPPLVWSALIGWCSGAGFSAAATAPFLEPWLRAMLPWASPEQIAALHWLLRKAGHVIEYAVLALLWSRALAAEPRTAPWRRPLLLAALTAVLDEAHQATTHVREGSVADVLLDTAAATTALGVAVAGARRTALTLAQALLWIAAAGGSILLAIDVAAAAPSGWLWLSVPAAWLSLWYWRRGRA, encoded by the coding sequence GTGAGTATCGCGCTCCGCTTCCTGCCGCCGCTGGTGTGGTCGGCGCTGATCGGATGGTGTTCCGGCGCGGGCTTCAGCGCGGCGGCCACCGCTCCCTTCCTCGAGCCGTGGCTGCGCGCGATGCTGCCGTGGGCCAGCCCGGAGCAGATCGCCGCGCTGCACTGGCTGCTGCGCAAGGCCGGCCACGTCATCGAGTACGCGGTGCTCGCACTCCTCTGGTCGCGCGCCCTCGCCGCCGAACCGCGCACCGCGCCCTGGCGGCGGCCCCTGCTGCTCGCCGCGCTCACCGCCGTCCTGGACGAGGCGCACCAGGCCACCACCCACGTCCGCGAGGGTAGCGTGGCCGACGTGCTGCTCGACACTGCGGCGGCCACCACGGCCCTCGGCGTCGCGGTGGCCGGCGCCCGCCGCACCGCCCTGACCCTCGCGCAGGCGCTGCTCTGGATCGCCGCCGCCGGCGGCTCGATCCTCCTCGCGATCGACGTGGCCGCGGCGGCGCCGTCGGGCTGGCTCTGGCTCAGCGTGCCCGCGGCCTGGCTGTCGCTCTGGTACTGGCGTCGGGGCCGCGCGTGA
- a CDS encoding HupE/UreJ family protein, with the protein MSRAPIQVALALGFALAGALAAAAHTGGTTGYASITVDRGTVRYRLTLPSAALTSDLADALRLAQGGSPRSREQLLDLIRARIVLQAGGTRCEPGPGLLQPAPVDAPTVTMSVDFACGTAMKELDVRDDIFDALGPDHHTLAKIETPSGTQQFAFAPDSRQATFAVDDPGSGAHATGSFFMLGIEHILTGYDHLLFLLALLLPGGGLLSLVKIITAFTIAHSITLTLAVLQVVTLPDRLIEAVIALSIAFVAAENIFFKPRISRRWLVSFGFGLVHGFGFSSALRELGLPRQGLLLSLFGFNAGVEAGQALVIVICLPLLLVLRRTRWASPAVAACSLAVLAVGLVLFVERAFL; encoded by the coding sequence ATGAGCCGCGCGCCGATCCAGGTCGCCCTCGCCCTCGGCTTCGCCCTCGCGGGGGCCCTCGCCGCGGCGGCCCACACCGGCGGCACCACCGGCTATGCCTCGATCACGGTGGACCGCGGCACCGTACGCTACCGCCTCACCCTGCCGAGCGCGGCGCTGACCTCGGACCTGGCCGACGCCCTCCGCCTCGCCCAGGGCGGGAGCCCCCGGAGCCGCGAGCAGCTGCTCGACCTCATCCGCGCCCGCATCGTGCTCCAGGCGGGCGGCACCCGATGCGAGCCGGGCCCCGGCCTCTTGCAGCCGGCCCCCGTCGACGCGCCGACCGTGACGATGTCGGTGGACTTCGCGTGCGGCACCGCGATGAAGGAGCTCGACGTCCGGGACGACATCTTCGACGCGCTCGGCCCCGATCACCACACGCTGGCCAAGATCGAGACCCCGAGCGGCACCCAGCAGTTCGCGTTCGCCCCGGATAGCCGACAGGCGACGTTCGCGGTGGACGACCCCGGCAGCGGTGCGCACGCCACCGGCAGCTTCTTCATGCTCGGCATCGAGCACATCCTCACCGGCTATGATCACCTGCTGTTCCTGCTCGCCCTGCTCTTGCCGGGCGGCGGGCTCCTCTCCCTCGTCAAGATCATCACCGCGTTCACCATCGCTCACAGCATCACCCTCACCCTGGCGGTGCTGCAGGTGGTCACCCTGCCCGATCGCCTGATCGAGGCGGTGATCGCCCTGTCCATCGCGTTCGTGGCCGCCGAGAACATCTTCTTCAAGCCGAGGATCTCGCGCCGCTGGCTCGTCAGCTTCGGATTCGGCCTCGTGCACGGCTTCGGCTTCTCCTCGGCCCTGCGCGAGCTCGGCCTGCCTCGCCAGGGCCTGCTCCTCTCGCTCTTCGGCTTCAACGCGGGCGTCGAGGCGGGACAGGCCCTGGTGATCGTGATCTGCCTGCCGCTGCTGCTCGTGCTCCGCCGGACCCGCTGGGCCAGCCCGGCGGTCGCGGCCTGCTCGCTCGCGGTCCTGGCGGTGGGCCTCGTGCTCTTCGTCGAGCGCGCCTTCCTCTGA